From the Fulvia fulva chromosome 2, complete sequence genome, one window contains:
- a CDS encoding Zinc finger C2H2 protein, with protein MSSSGTPVRPGRGVVVPGIDTRGPAEKALAFHGLPLTPPQSAHDSRRPSLAFSALSDASQSGPSSISGYSQPVTPIHSMAQSHDFTAHWTDGVDLHASIAATMNDSCQNAHLGQSMFGMPFEHQQMSDASNMPIYPSVGQDSFASTMTASPARNAWSIARQTPSSLVAPTGLNFSQECSPATLGYRNVDQSFQQSFEQPSYSQYGPSHASLASSAFHQPQHVVPSQVNAQEDYTMDTSSAYGTGETVHGAYTQSFDSDTSGYSDFYAVGPESPMGAYFDESDPDFVHIKNEYSSPSRGTSTPRSRQLPGGYNPQRVARKNSRSAKRSRKSQHEGKAWLEQEINGIIVQCEGKPFEIKNGIAHTHESKDSKPHRCTYEDEPGNPCGSRFERTEHLKRHMSMHSRERAYKCPLPKCGKAFSRPDNTGDHFKTHLRPNAKGRRNPPFEFHVLERGIVQTYDEKTANKASTLTVHA; from the coding sequence ATGTCTTCATCGGGTACACCTGTGAGACCTGGGCGTGGCGTTGTCGTGCCCGGTATTGACACTCGTGGCCCTGCTGAAAAGGCTCTCGCTTTCCATGGGTTGCCTCTTACGCCGCCTCAGTCTGCGCATGACTCTCGACGACCGTCGTTGGCATTTTCTGCGTTATCAGATGCATCCCAGTCAGGCCCGTCGTCCATCAGCGGCTACTCACAGCCGGTAACGCCGATTCATAGCATGGCGCAGTCTCACGACTTTACTGCGCATTGGACGGACGGCGTTGACCTACACGCTTCCATCGCCGCGACCATGAACGACAGTTGCCAGAATGCGCACCTGGGCCAGTCAATGTTTGGCATGCCATTCGAACACCAGCAAATGAGCGATGCTTCAAACATGCCGATCTACCCTTCTGTTGGACAAGACAGCTTTGCGTCCACAATGACCGCGTCGCCAGCTCGCAACGCTTGGTCGATCGCACGGCAAACTCCGTCCAGCCTCGTAGCCCCTACCGGGTTGAACTTCAGCCAGGAGTGCTCACCTGCCACACTTGGGTACCGCAATGTTGACCAATCGTTTCAGCAATCATTTGAGCAACCATCATATTCGCAGTATGGACCGTCTCATGCTTCACTGGCATCGTCAGCATTCCATCAGCCACAACATGTGGTCCCATCGCAGGTCAATGCCCAAGAGGACTATACGATGGACACAAGCTCTGCATACGGTACAGGCGAGACTGTTCACGGTGCTTATACGCAGAGCTTCGATTCAGACACCTCGGGATACAGTGACTTTTACGCAGTAGGACCTGAAAGCCCCATGGGTGCGTACTTCGACGAGTCCGACCCGGATTTCGTCCACATCAAGAACGAGTACTCATCCCCGTCTCGTGGCACCTCGACGCCCCGATCGCGGCAGCTTCCTGGTGGATACAACCCTCAGCGCGTTGCACGAAAGAATAGTCGTTCTGCCAAGCGTTCACGCAAGTCCCAGCATGAAGGGAAAGCATGGCTGGAGCAAGAAATTAACGGCATAATCGTACAATGTGAAGGAAAGCCGTTTGAGATCAAGAATGGCATAGCCCACACCCATGAATCGAAAGACTCCAAGCCGCATCGGTGCACCTACGAAGATGAACCTGGCAACCCCTGTGGTAGTCGTTTCGAGCGAACTGAGCACTTGAAGCGGCATATGAGCATGCACTCGAGAGAGCGTGCTTACAAATGCCCGTTGCCTAAATGCGGCAAAGCCTTCAGTCGCCCAGATAACACAGGCGACCATTTCAAGACCCACCTCCGACCTAACGCGAAGGGTCGCCGCAACCCTCCGTTCGAATTCCATGTGCTTGAGCGAGGGATCGTGCAAACGTACGATGAGAAGACCGCAAACAAGGCGAGCACACTCACCGTTCACGCCTAA
- a CDS encoding putative kinetochore protein spc24: MVLFDEDPVDLMSATTSKFRIAPDKDSLNRISESLHTLASARQSRLDQQTDVLSSLSRRLNNIKGQYDYEEERHDAGRHAAEMLKMDTEKFRIAKGVNDAEIETERLGGELAALKQQLETLEKEGVEGGARRSVQKQEDANILKLSFYRSLGIEVQQDAKTGEYNRAVIHNAGKGDVNVIDVDSSQAPGHYTKTLWDSI; encoded by the exons ATGGTCTTGTTCGACGAAGACCCGGTAGACTTGATGTCCGCAACGACGAGCAAATTCCGCATTGCACCAGACAAGGACAGCTTGAACCGCATATCAGAATCACTGCACACACTGGCGAGCGCGCGACAATCGCGATTGGACCAACAGACCGACGTCTTGAGCAGCCTCAGTAGACGGCTAAACAACATCAAGGGACAGTACGACTACGAAGAGGAGCGACACGATGCAGGACGTCACGCAGCAGAGATGCTCAAGATGGACACCGAGAAGTTCAGGATCGCGAAAGGCGTCAACGATGCAGAGATCGAGACAGAAAGACTAGGCGGGGAGCTTGCGGCGCTGAAACAGCAGTTGGAGACGCTCGAGAAAGAAGGCGTGGAGGGTGGTGCGAGAAGATCTGTGCAGAAGCAAGAGGATGCCAATAT CCTCAAATTGAGCTTTTACCGTTCTCTCGGAATCGAGGTACAGCAAGACGCGAAGACCGGAGAATACAACAGAGCCGTCATTCACAACGCTGGCAAGGGAGATGTCAATGTGATTGATGTGGACAGCTCGCAGGCTCCAGGCCACTACACCAAGACTTTGTGGGATAGCATATGA
- a CDS encoding U6 snRNA-associated Sm-like protein LSm7, with product MSEHASFRGGGDRGRGGRGRGGGDRGGRGGGNQQQGAERKKENILDLAKYMDKEISVKFNGGREVTGTLKGYDQLMNLVLDNVKEVTRDEEGNTSTRNLGLLVARGTLLVLISPLDGSEEIANPFIQQDDDDE from the exons ATGTCGGAGCATGCAAGCTTCAGAGGCGGCGGTGACAGAGGTCGCGGTGGACGTGGTCGTGGAGGCGGCGATCGTGGCGGACGTGGCGGAGGCAATCAGCAGCAGGGCGCCGAGCGAAAGAAAGAAAACATTCTCGACCTCGCCAAGTACATGGACAAAGAGATCAGTGTGAAGTTCAACGGTGGCCGCGAAG TGACCGGTACCTTGAAGGGCTATGATCAGCTCATGAACCTCGTGTTGGACAACGTCAAGGAAGTGACGAGAG ATGAGGAAGGAAATACCAGCACCCGAAATCTAGGTCTTCTAGTGGCGAGAGGCACACTCCTGGTCTTGATATCACCACTGGATGGCAGCGAGGAAATCGCCAATCCCTTCATACAGCAGGATGACGATGACGAGTAA
- a CDS encoding Cytochrome P450 monooxygenase TRI4, translating into MDVHPTHLAVMVAGGLLAALVYTVTHRLFFHPLAKVPGPVLVGISTLYEMYYELWLPGQYHSRIRDLHAKYGPIIRPVPEEVHINDPEFLGTIYALRNRNNPNKFGLMVDQSVAGAEDFYLHKMRRDALNPYFSQKSVLSMEYLIVEKREQVTRHVESALKSGQPLNLSDVYFAFANDLVRNFCFGSNNGLMNRLPEAKVESNNLMRFLTGVKINKHFPWIGRGLSKLGGFAVPPAVMDLIEFKAAAGKDIEAVLADTHNDRKGRHSVFYELRDSETLPPEEKTLPRLQDEATILVMAGTESTAKSLGYGSFYLLHYPTTLQNLRDELHEARSRSDHDTLSLTELLQLPYLNAVILETNRLTFGVTNRMTRSSPTESLTYTASYGPNKGQTYVFPPGTEMSCITYGTHMNEELFPDPPHSTRSDGLEMVKM; encoded by the coding sequence ATGGACGTACACCCAACCCATCTGGCCGTCATGGTCGCTGGTGGTCTGCTTGCTGCACTGGTGTACACTGTCACTCATCGACTGTTCTTCCACCCACTGGCCAAAGTCCCTGGACCTGTTCTCGTTGGAATCAGCACATTGTACGAAATGTACTACGAACTTTGGTTGCCAGGTCAATACCATTCCAGAATCAGAGACTTGCACGCCAAGTATGGGCCCATCATACGACCTGTTCCTGAGGAGGTTCACATCAACGACCCGGAGTTTCTGGGCACGATATATGCTCTCAGAAATCGGAACAATCCCAACAAGTTTGGGCTGATGGTTGATCAGAGCGTTGCTGGGGCTGAGGACTTTTACTTGCACAAGATGAGAAGGGATGCGCTTAATCCTTATTTTAGTCAAAAGTCGGTCTTATCGATGGAATACTTGATTGTGGAGAAGAGAGAGCAGGTGACTAGGCATGTTGAGAGTGCGTTGAAGTCGGGCCAGCCACTGAACCTTTCAGATGTGTATTTCGCTTTCGCGAATGACCTTGTGCGCAACTTCTGCTTTGGATCAAATAATGGGTTGATGAATAGACTACCAGAGGCGAAGGTCGAGAGTAACAATCTCATGAGGTTTTTGACAGGTGTGAAGATCAACAAGCACTTTCCGTGGATTGGGAGAGGGCTCAGTAAGCTGGGAGGGTTTGCGGTTCCGCCAGCTGTCATGGACTTGATAGAATTCAAGGCAGCAGCTGGCAAGGACATCGAGGCAGTACTGGCGGATACGCACAATGACAGGAAGGGTCGTCATTCCGTATTCTATGAGCTTCGCGATAGCGAGACCCTCCCGCCTGAGGAGAAGACGCTGCCACGACTCCAGGATGAAGCCACGATCCTCGTCATGGCTGGAACGGAGTCCACGGCAAAGTCCTTGGGGTATGGATCTTTCTATCTGCTCCATTATCCTACAACACTCCAAAATTTGCGAGATGAGCTACACGAAGCACGTAGCAGATCTGACCACGATACGCTTTCACTCACCGAGCTGCTGCAACTTCCGTACCTGAACGCAGTGATACTAGAGACCAATCGCCTCACCTTTGGCGTCACAAACCGCATGACCCGGTCCTCTCCCACCGAAAGCTTGACCTACACAGCCAGCTACGGTCCCAACAAAGGGCAGACCTACGTTTTCCCGCCTGGAACGGAAATGTCATGCATAACATACGGCACCCACATGAACGAAGAGCTCTTCCCCGACCCACCACATTCGACCCGGAGCGATGGATTGGAGATGGTGAAGATGTGA
- a CDS encoding Mitochondrial fission 1 protein, with product MAEHLPYAADAESPLKPAELQVLRLQYEKEGEYVSLQTKFNYAWGLIKSSSRTDQQDGVRLLSDIFRQSPDRRRECLYYLALGNYKLGNYAEARRYNDNLLEIEPNNLQAQSLSQIVEEKVNKEGLVGMAIVGGLAVAAGVVGGMIFKGAQRKR from the exons ATGGCAGAACATCTACCCT ATGCCGCGGATGCAGAGAG CCCCCTGAAGCCAGCAGAACTCCAAGTCCTGCGGTTACAGTACGAGAAAGAAGGCGAATATGTCTCGCTGCAGACCAAGTTCAACTATGCATGG GGCCTCATAAAGTCATCATCGCGAACAGACCAACAAGACGGCGTACGACTCCTCTCGGACATATTCCGGCAGAGCCCCGATCGAAGGCGAGAATGCTTATACTACCTCGCCCTCGGCAACTACAAACTCGGCAACTACGCAGAGGCACGACGATACAACGATAACCTACTCGAGATCGAACCGAATAACCTGCAAGCACAGAGCCTGAGCCAAATTGTCGAGGAGAAGGTAAACAAGGAAGGTCTCGTGGGCATGGCTATAGTGGGAGGACTGGCAGTGGCCGCTGGTGTCGTCGGTGGCATGATTTTCAAAGGAGCACAACGAAAGAGATAG